The nucleotide window TTATAGGCGGAGGAGTGGCTGGTATCCAGTCTGCACTCGACCTGGCCGACATGGGATTCAAAACCTACCTGGTGGAAAAACAACCAACCATCGGTGGACGAATGGCCCAGCTGGACAAAACTTTCCCTACCCTTGACTGTTCCATGTGTATTCTAGCTCCTAAGACTGTGGACGCTGCAAAACATGAAAACATCGAACTCATCTCCTTTGCTGAAGTGAAAGAAGTTCACGGTTACATCGGTAACTTCAATGTAGTAATTGAGAAAAAACCAAGGTACATTAAAGAAGATATCTGTACCGGTTGCGGAAGCTGTTCCGAAGTTTGCCCAATAGAAATGCCCAACTACTTCGATGAAGGTATGGGTATGGTCAAAGCAACCTCCATTCCATTCCCTCAAGCTGTACCTCTGGTGGCCAGAATTGACAAAGATTACTGTATCGATTGCAAACTCTGTGATCAGGCCTGTGGTAACGGAGCAATTGACCACGACCAAAAAACAGAACGTATCGAAATCGATGTGGGTACTATCATCGTAGCTACCGGTTACGACCCATACAACCCAACTGAGAAGAAGGAATATTCCTACGCAGATGCTCAAAACGTCATCACCGGTCTAGAACTGGAAAGATTGATCAACGCATCCGGACCTACCATGGGTAGAGTCTTAAAACCATCAGACGGTGGACACCCAAAAAGTGTGGCCTTCATCCAGTGTGTGGGTAGCCGTGACGAACAGATCCACAAACCATACTGTTCCCGTGTGTGCTGTATGTACGCAATGAAAAACGCACAGCTCATCATAGACCACGAACCTGACACCGAAGTCGCAATTTACTACATGGATATCAGGGCATTCGGTAAAGGATTCGAAGAATTCTACAGAACCTCCCAGGAAAAATACGGTATCAAGTTCATCCGCGGACGACCAGCTAACGTCCTGGTTAACCCAGACGAAACCCTGACCATCCGTGCAGAAGACAGCTTACTGGGTAAAGTCACTGAATACAACTACGACATGGTTGTTCTCTCTGTTGGTTTAACCCCACCAGAAGGATCTGAAGAACTCAGACAGACCATCGGTCTATCCAAATCTGCTGACGGATTCCTTATGGAAGCTCACCCCAAACTACGACCAGTTGACACCCTCACTGACGGTGTTTACCTGGCTGGTGTGGCTCAGGGACCTAAAGATATTCCTGACGCTGTGGCTCAGGCTTCAGGTGCCGCTGCCCGAGCAGCAATACCAATGGTTAAAGGTGAAGTGGAAATCGAACCAATCGTTGCAGTGGTCAACTCCGATGTCTGCGGTGGATGTGAAGTGTGCTTAGAACTATGTCCATTCGGAGCCATTGAAAGGAAGGATGACAAAGCAAGCATCAACGTTGCACTTTGTAAAGGATGCGGAACCTGTGTAGGTGCCTGTCCATCCGGTGCAATGGACCAGCAGCACTTCAGAACCAACCAGATCTTCGCTCAGATCGAAGCTGCTATGAACCCAGGTAAATAAGGGTTAACCCCCTTTTTTAACCTTTTTTTATTTTTATAATCCCACTTCTTAGAGAATCATCCTACTTTTAGAGTCCTATTTTTAAGTGTAATCTTAAGAATAATACTGTTTTTAAGAGTTATTTAGTGTTATTTTTAAAATTAATATAGCTAAACAAACTTAAAAGTCAAATGCTATTTTTTATATTCTTTATTACTCCATATAATCAATTTAAATCCCAATTTAAGGAATTCTACTATATTCCCTACAATTAATATGCAAAATTACCCATACTATTAAACGGAGTGTGATGAGTTTATTTTGAATTTTCAAAAAGAAAGGGGTGATTTATAATGGAGTACCAGGAACTGGGTGAAAAACTAAAAAACATTCTTAAACTGGAAAGAGAACCTGTAGCCATGAAATGGGTTTCTCGAGAACCACGAAATATTCCCAAAGAAGAAGGAAAATCAAGATTCTGCACTAAACTGGATAAAGCAATGAATGGAGAGATTTTCTATTCAACAGCTGATGAAGAAGAGTGTATGGGTGGCTTAAGGTACACTGGAATGAAAGATCCCTGCGAGTTCCCCAAAAACATGCAAAGTGGTTCATTTTTGGTCCCATCAGGAGTTTACAAAAGCATCCCTGCGGTGCAACGCTCCTGGAAAAATAATCTGGCAGTTAGTCCTGGGATTTTCACTGCAATAATCTTCGCACCATTATCTAAGGCAGAATTTGAGCCAGACGTGATATTCATCGTTGGTAATGCCCAACAGGGGATGGAACTGTTACACGCCAATGCTTATGACTCCGGATCACATGGTCTTGGAGCAGATTCCGGCCCAATATGTAGTTCTATGGCTGCTGTACCTTATCTAACTGGTAAAGTCACCTATGGATTTGGAGATATTGGTTCCAGGAATAACATGGATCTGGAAGCCGAGGAGATCATGGTCAGCCTTCCAGCAACCGATCTGGAAAGGGTGATTGATAACCTGGAAGAAATGAAAACTAAAACATTTTTTAAGAGAAATGTTGCCTAAGCATTGAAAACTTAAAAATAATCCTTAAACTTCTTTTTACTATTCTTTGAATATTGAACAGATGATTTGGAAAGTATTTATATTGCCTAAATTTTATAGTTCCCTATACTAAATTATCCCTATACCAAACCTGTTAATGTAAGATCATATCATGATTTGGCCGGGAGGAAAATAATGTCAAATAATGAAAAATACGCCCAGGAAATAAAGGATATTACCAAAAAACACCACGAATGGATGAAAAATAGCATAAATCTCATTGCCAGTGAGAACATCACCAGCATCAGCGTTAGAGAGGCACTGGCCACTGACCTATCCCACCGGTATGCAGAAGGACTGCCCTGTCACCGATTGTATGAGGGATGCCAGTACATTGACGATATTGAAAACCTCACCATTGACCTATCCAAAAAACTGTATCACGCAGAACACGCTAATGTACAACCCATATCAGGCGTAGTTGCCAACATGGGATCTTTTTTTGCATTAGCCCAACATGGTGATGGTATGATGGCCCTGGAAGTTCCAGTAGGAGGCCATATTAGTCACGCCAATGTTAGTGCAGCGGGTATCAGAGGTCTCAAAGTATCACCCCACCCCTTTGATGAAGAAAAAATGAACATAGATGCTGACGCCATGAAAAAGGAAATAGTCACCCGTAAACCAAAAATAGTCCTTTTAGGTGGTAGTTTATTCCTCTTCCCCCACCCTGTGGAAGAAGCCAAAGAAGCAGCAGATGAAGTGGGAGCCAAAGTAATGTACGATGGTGCACACGTTCTGGGACTCATTGCAGGAGGCCAGTTTCAGGATCCATTGAAAGAAGGTGCAGATGTACTGGTGGGAAGTACCCACAAGACATTCCCCGGACCTCAGGGAGGTATAATCCTCTGTAAAGAAGAGTTAAGCAAAAAAATTGATGACGCGGTCTTCCCCGGTGTGGTAAGTAACCATCACCTCCATCACCTAGCTGCCCTTGGTATAGCAACTGCAGAAATGGCAGAGTTCGGAGCAGCCTATGCCCAGCAGATCATTAAAAATGCCAAGGCACTGGCACAGAGTTTCCATGAACTGGGTTTCAATGTACTATGTGAAGATCTGGGATTCACTGAATCCCATCAGGTGGCCATGGATGTTTCCAACATTGGAAAAGCCGCTAAGTTGGCTAAAGACCTGGAAGCAAATAATATAATCCTCAACAAGAATTTATTACCATGGGATGATGTCAACCGCTCGGATGACCCATCAGGTATACGTGTGGGAACACAGGAGTTAACTAGACGTGGATTAAAGGAATCACACATGGCAGAAGTAGCTGAACTTATAAGAAAGGTAGCCGTTGATGGTAAAGATGCTAAAAATGAAGTATCTGAGTTTATAAGTTCTTTCGACACTGTACATTATGCTTTCCGTGGTGACAGAGCCTACGACTACATAGAATTTTAATTCATGTTGAATAATTCATCATGAAATGAATTTGAGTATCGTCAGAAAAATATATTCATGAATCATATCCCCTGAATTAAATTTCATGAAATTTACATTACGACGACACAAAAAAATTCAACATTAACTTCTGAAATAGTCAGAGAATAGTTAACATCAAGTTGATTAACAAGAAGATAGTTATGAAAATTGCTTGGGCATTCACCGGAGCCGGTCACCTGCTCTTGGAAAGTGTGGAAACACTGGAAAAAATTGCAGGGAAACACCAGGTCACTGTGCTGCTTTCAGGTGCTGGTGAAGAAGTGCTGAAGATGTACGGCCTTTTTAACCGTGTTAAAGCTGTTACCGGTGGTTATTATCAGGAGTTGATTCTGGAAAAAGATCAGATGTGGAGTTATCCCATATCAGGTCGTTTTTCCCTAGGAAGATATGACCTGTTGATTGTTTCCCCTACCACTTCCAACACCATTGCCAAACTGGTGCATGGAATCGCAGACAGCCTGGTGACCAATGCAGTGGCCCAATCGGGTAAAGGGAAAATAAAAACCCTGATGGTGCCGGTGGATCTGGAATCCGGAGACCTGGAAACCGTCCTACCATCTAAACTGGAACTGGATCTGTGTCAGAACTGTTCTACTTGCGAGGCTGCAGCAGCATGCCCTCCAGATGCCATCACCCCTGGAGTGGAGATCAACCTCCTGAAATGCCAGGGATGTGCTGCATGTCAACTCGCATGTCCCTACGGGGCAGTGAGTGGAGGTAGCATTATCACCATCCACATGCGTGAAATTGACATTGAAAACACCCGGAAACTACACCAGCTGGAAGGAGTGGAAGTCTTAAAAGACCCATCAGATATTTTAACTTATTTTTAATTAATTTTTTAAATAACCAATTAATTTTTTAAATTGTTTCCTGACTTAAAAACTAATAATCAGTTTAATCCTTTTTTTTGTTCCTATATTTCTCATTTTACTGTCTTTAAATTTCCTAGAACTCCAAAATTAATTAAGGATCAAAAACATATCAATATCAACAAAATCTTAATCAAAGTTAGAATTAGGTGATGAAAGTCAATAAGGGGGTATAAATTTGGTGGAAGAACATAAAAGAATTGATTTTCTTGTGGAAGAACTAAAAAGTGATGATTGGAAGGTTCGTGAAGATGCCGCTGAACTTTTAGGAGAAGTTGGTGAACCCGACGCAGTGCAACCTTTAATAAATGCCCTGGAAGATGAGGATTGGCATGTTAGAGAGGCAGCTGCACTTTCCCTGGGAATATTTGAAGATGACCGATCTGTAGAACCTTTGATTAGGCTCATGGCTGATGAAAAAGCTAATGTAAGATACGGAGCCGCGATCAGTCTCTCCATGATAGGTGACGAGCGTGCTGTGGATGTTTTAGAAAAGGCAACTGAAGATGAAAACTCAGTGGTTCGTAAAGTAGCAATAGTGGCCCTTAAAGAGGTTAAAAATCGCCTTTGAATATCTATACTTGCCCTGTGAATATTTTGTTATATGCATAATTAGAATGAGCAAAATTAGAAATGACAATACCTAATTATGAATATTTATTTCAGGAATTACTGCATAGAATGATACTGGATAGGAATGATACTGCATCAAGTAGGATGATAACATGGCAGATAATGTGCAACAAAAAATACTTGATCTTCTAGAAAAATATGTTCAAGCCTATCACGAGAAAGATCTTGATGGCATTTTAAAGCTTTTTGCAGACCGTGATGATCTGGTATTAATTGGAACTGGATATGACGAATGGATCAAAGGCTATGAAGATATTCAATCCGGGTTTGAAAGAGATTTCAAGCAAGCAGACAATATACAGGTTAAGTTCAGAAAGGTTACAGTTTCATCTTTTGACAATGTAGCCTGGTTGTCAGCTCACATGACTATGGATACCAGGGTAGATGGCCATGATATTTATCTTCCAGGTCGCCTAACTGCTGTGGTACTTAAAGTTGAGGGTGAATGGCTTTTCACACAACTTCATTATTCCCTACCCTCTGTTGAACAGGAAGAAGGCAAATCTTGGCCGGATATTTAAAAAAACTAGCGATGCAACAAGTTGATTATTGAAAAGTATAGAAAATAAGGATGAAAAAATAGAAAAAAATAATAAAACAGTTCCAACGGTTTTCAATCATCCATCAGATCAAATAAGTAGGCAGTCATTTCTAACTCCTCTCTTGCCAGATAATCTTCCAAACGATTTTTTGAATCTCCAGTACCAAAGGGGAAGTACTCCTCTTCAAAATAAACATTCATATACAATTCATTTTCTTTAACCGTGACTGGATCCTCCAAAAGCCCCTCTAATTTACGTAATTCTTCCTTACTGAGTCCTGTTACTTTGTAAGTCACGTAATATCTTTTCAAACTGTCTGAAAATCCGTAATCAATAATTTTTACTTTAAACTGCAAATTAATCCCCCCATGTTCGGGCCTGGTTTT belongs to uncultured Methanobacterium sp. and includes:
- a CDS encoding CoB--CoM heterodisulfide reductase iron-sulfur subunit A family protein — protein: MAEENKQEATEEPKVGVYICHCGINIGGVVDIEAVEEYAATLPNVVISEQYKYFCSDPGQDMIQQDVKEGKVNRVVVAACSPRLHEPTFRRCVREAGLNQFLFEFANLREQDSWVHMNEPEKATEKAKDLVRMAVAKARLLEPLEASKVKVDNKALVIGGGVAGIQSALDLADMGFKTYLVEKQPTIGGRMAQLDKTFPTLDCSMCILAPKTVDAAKHENIELISFAEVKEVHGYIGNFNVVIEKKPRYIKEDICTGCGSCSEVCPIEMPNYFDEGMGMVKATSIPFPQAVPLVARIDKDYCIDCKLCDQACGNGAIDHDQKTERIEIDVGTIIVATGYDPYNPTEKKEYSYADAQNVITGLELERLINASGPTMGRVLKPSDGGHPKSVAFIQCVGSRDEQIHKPYCSRVCCMYAMKNAQLIIDHEPDTEVAIYYMDIRAFGKGFEEFYRTSQEKYGIKFIRGRPANVLVNPDETLTIRAEDSLLGKVTEYNYDMVVLSVGLTPPEGSEELRQTIGLSKSADGFLMEAHPKLRPVDTLTDGVYLAGVAQGPKDIPDAVAQASGAAARAAIPMVKGEVEIEPIVAVVNSDVCGGCEVCLELCPFGAIERKDDKASINVALCKGCGTCVGACPSGAMDQQHFRTNQIFAQIEAAMNPGK
- a CDS encoding DUF169 domain-containing protein, producing the protein MEYQELGEKLKNILKLEREPVAMKWVSREPRNIPKEEGKSRFCTKLDKAMNGEIFYSTADEEECMGGLRYTGMKDPCEFPKNMQSGSFLVPSGVYKSIPAVQRSWKNNLAVSPGIFTAIIFAPLSKAEFEPDVIFIVGNAQQGMELLHANAYDSGSHGLGADSGPICSSMAAVPYLTGKVTYGFGDIGSRNNMDLEAEEIMVSLPATDLERVIDNLEEMKTKTFFKRNVA
- the glyA gene encoding serine hydroxymethyltransferase, which encodes MSNNEKYAQEIKDITKKHHEWMKNSINLIASENITSISVREALATDLSHRYAEGLPCHRLYEGCQYIDDIENLTIDLSKKLYHAEHANVQPISGVVANMGSFFALAQHGDGMMALEVPVGGHISHANVSAAGIRGLKVSPHPFDEEKMNIDADAMKKEIVTRKPKIVLLGGSLFLFPHPVEEAKEAADEVGAKVMYDGAHVLGLIAGGQFQDPLKEGADVLVGSTHKTFPGPQGGIILCKEELSKKIDDAVFPGVVSNHHLHHLAALGIATAEMAEFGAAYAQQIIKNAKALAQSFHELGFNVLCEDLGFTESHQVAMDVSNIGKAAKLAKDLEANNIILNKNLLPWDDVNRSDDPSGIRVGTQELTRRGLKESHMAEVAELIRKVAVDGKDAKNEVSEFISSFDTVHYAFRGDRAYDYIEF
- a CDS encoding dihydromethanopterin reductase (acceptor) — encoded protein: MKIAWAFTGAGHLLLESVETLEKIAGKHQVTVLLSGAGEEVLKMYGLFNRVKAVTGGYYQELILEKDQMWSYPISGRFSLGRYDLLIVSPTTSNTIAKLVHGIADSLVTNAVAQSGKGKIKTLMVPVDLESGDLETVLPSKLELDLCQNCSTCEAAAACPPDAITPGVEINLLKCQGCAACQLACPYGAVSGGSIITIHMREIDIENTRKLHQLEGVEVLKDPSDILTYF
- a CDS encoding HEAT repeat domain-containing protein, with the translated sequence MEEHKRIDFLVEELKSDDWKVREDAAELLGEVGEPDAVQPLINALEDEDWHVREAAALSLGIFEDDRSVEPLIRLMADEKANVRYGAAISLSMIGDERAVDVLEKATEDENSVVRKVAIVALKEVKNRL
- a CDS encoding nuclear transport factor 2 family protein — translated: MADNVQQKILDLLEKYVQAYHEKDLDGILKLFADRDDLVLIGTGYDEWIKGYEDIQSGFERDFKQADNIQVKFRKVTVSSFDNVAWLSAHMTMDTRVDGHDIYLPGRLTAVVLKVEGEWLFTQLHYSLPSVEQEEGKSWPDI
- a CDS encoding DUF5750 family protein — protein: MQFKVKIIDYGFSDSLKRYYVTYKVTGLSKEELRKLEGLLEDPVTVKENELYMNVYFEEEYFPFGTGDSKNRLEDYLAREELEMTAYLFDLMDD